In Haloarcula sp. H-GB4, a single genomic region encodes these proteins:
- a CDS encoding right-handed parallel beta-helix repeat-containing protein, which produces MTVDTNGAGTGSRQSGWQASRRSVLSSIGAAAGIGLFSGTGQAQTGAGPPGTGAVYLVTTGAGQPNSNGNDNGTEYLVLDGGGSVAFSTGGTADEAFQYAFDNVPDSGGAVVASADTFRFGGPATMGDKTALTGQQGTRFVVSQTGTAEDPAPAESQSNPLPAGHDLIRVRGDATSVTNIEFDADGTQLNNQAIQADQCDGVYIARNRTVNGFQMALSFTRCTGVTVKHNEVVNPNWYGITSRAAPTGSDRDLRQSSDVVITGNRVVGVKFNNIAPYNVANFAVIGNVAVDGGHSLIACSPAQRGTIVGNVCRDLTEFAPDPGGEAGIEIEYKETHLRDEVAETPAARSSDITISGNQVDNCPVGILARTVPADADNTDTRTEERPYSFTITGNTVSDASAAGIRLRSGDAGVVATNTVRNAGTAIDIDEEFTAGIQQGLNVTR; this is translated from the coding sequence ATGACTGTTGACACAAACGGAGCTGGTACCGGGTCACGACAGTCGGGCTGGCAGGCGTCACGTCGGTCCGTGCTGTCGAGTATCGGTGCGGCAGCGGGTATCGGGCTATTCAGTGGCACCGGACAGGCACAGACGGGAGCTGGACCACCGGGGACAGGAGCAGTCTACCTTGTCACGACAGGAGCCGGCCAGCCAAACAGCAACGGTAACGACAACGGGACAGAGTATCTGGTACTTGATGGCGGCGGCAGCGTCGCGTTCTCGACCGGCGGTACTGCCGATGAGGCATTCCAATATGCCTTCGATAACGTACCGGACAGCGGCGGGGCCGTTGTCGCTAGTGCCGACACCTTCCGCTTTGGCGGGCCGGCGACGATGGGCGACAAGACCGCGTTGACCGGACAGCAGGGGACCCGTTTCGTCGTCTCGCAGACGGGGACGGCTGAAGATCCCGCGCCGGCTGAATCACAGTCGAACCCACTGCCGGCCGGCCACGACCTCATTCGCGTGCGCGGTGACGCTACTTCGGTCACCAATATCGAGTTCGACGCCGACGGGACGCAACTGAACAACCAAGCTATTCAGGCCGATCAGTGCGACGGCGTCTACATCGCCCGCAACCGTACGGTAAACGGCTTCCAGATGGCGCTGTCGTTCACGCGGTGTACCGGCGTGACGGTCAAGCACAACGAGGTCGTCAATCCGAACTGGTACGGTATCACCAGCCGAGCCGCACCGACCGGCAGCGACCGGGACCTCCGGCAGTCCAGCGACGTGGTCATCACCGGTAACCGCGTTGTCGGCGTGAAGTTCAACAACATCGCCCCGTACAACGTCGCGAACTTCGCCGTCATCGGTAACGTCGCCGTCGACGGCGGCCACAGCCTCATCGCCTGCTCGCCGGCCCAGCGCGGAACCATCGTCGGGAACGTCTGTCGGGACCTGACTGAGTTCGCGCCCGACCCCGGCGGCGAGGCAGGCATCGAAATCGAGTACAAGGAGACCCACCTTCGGGACGAGGTAGCCGAGACCCCCGCAGCCCGGTCGTCCGATATCACCATCTCGGGCAATCAGGTCGACAACTGTCCGGTCGGGATACTCGCGCGAACAGTCCCAGCAGATGCAGACAACACCGACACACGGACAGAAGAGCGACCGTACAGTTTCACTATCACGGGCAACACGGTCAGCGACGCCTCGGCGGCCGGTATCCGACTCCGGTCGGGCGACGCGGGCGTGGTCGCGACGAATACGGTCCGGAACGCCGGGACTGCGATCGACATCGACGAGGAGTTCACCGCGGGCATCCAGCAAGGGCTGAACGTGACCCGGTAA
- a CDS encoding transglutaminaseTgpA domain-containing protein yields the protein MGSDDSPFDDVSADRDYLRVLLTAVCVVAVVLATATLPILAPGGTQSPMESLIPLPQENPLGSAGGTSTGGSGGQLGALNPGSQTSVGGSLDSGDSGDSPYQSQDTDPHFTVTSSEPAYWRTGAYETYTGTGWDGQADPQAYEGPIAVDGMADSTVDYKVRLAKSATSLPTVWRPKSVSRDDVMVTEYGAVTSERPLPAGTTYSATSVTPPDDPAVLRTSGRDYPEAIESRYTGVPASTSAQVGPFTDRLTEDSDSPYDTATTIEQWLEANKNYSLNVSQPPEDDVASEFIFEMDKGYCEYFATSMVVMLRSQDIPARYVVGYSTGEQTGQNQYTVRGMNAHAWVEVYFEGVGWVQFDPTPGQERLASEQQAMQNSSQDYSAAESGSPDEEFAVGTPTDEPRTEVPNGTGQESESDETEGTETGADGTGESDGTGNSGDGQTVSQPGEFVIELNRTATPGAAVAATVTRDGAPVEGVTVSFNGEPVGTTGPAGTVSGTVPYEDELTITIDAVGDADSLIAPSVPHDSTRAFAVIGPQTQQLTNASYELNTTASVSITGEQVTGGEVTVTATVDGVPVRDGDVLLDGEPMGTTDRQGRATVTLPSEPGNVSIAVERDAVSGNTTVVLERLSVATSPTLPLALPVAGQTVNATMGGEPVTNATVTVGGEPTARTGATGQAMVGLPLTASAEISVSKYGQTATTTVNGLFVNAAGVVVALGILIAGAVVGARRRNVTPGTIWGWVRAARELAVRALVGVAVVADDLLGRFRARLELTVTALRDLLTGHRSPAALFDALRAWVSERLAAAEDAAGDAVAAVSTTKSNGDDGTPAARVTIREAWTRFLTHVSLRRYWTRTPGEIATHAIERDGLPPAAVRTVRDAFRAVEYGQRDAQEHVAAVEDAIRTIEAAAGQQSSPTDDTDDATEGRP from the coding sequence GTGGGCTCCGACGACTCGCCGTTCGACGATGTGTCGGCAGACCGGGACTACCTCCGTGTCCTCCTCACTGCCGTGTGTGTCGTCGCCGTGGTGCTGGCGACGGCGACGCTCCCGATTCTGGCACCCGGTGGAACACAGAGCCCGATGGAGTCTCTTATTCCGCTCCCGCAGGAGAACCCGCTCGGCTCGGCGGGGGGCACCTCGACCGGCGGCAGCGGCGGCCAACTCGGCGCGCTGAACCCGGGAAGCCAGACCAGTGTCGGGGGCTCGCTCGATAGTGGCGACAGCGGCGACAGCCCGTACCAGTCACAGGACACGGACCCGCATTTTACTGTCACGAGTTCGGAACCGGCGTACTGGCGGACTGGCGCATATGAAACCTACACTGGTACGGGCTGGGACGGGCAAGCGGACCCACAGGCCTATGAGGGGCCAATTGCGGTTGACGGGATGGCCGACTCGACGGTTGACTACAAGGTGCGACTGGCAAAGTCTGCCACGTCGCTGCCGACCGTCTGGCGGCCGAAATCGGTGTCCCGTGACGACGTAATGGTCACCGAGTACGGCGCGGTCACGTCCGAGCGACCGCTGCCCGCCGGAACGACCTACAGCGCGACCAGCGTGACACCCCCCGACGATCCGGCGGTGCTGCGGACGAGTGGCCGCGACTACCCTGAGGCCATCGAATCACGCTACACGGGCGTGCCGGCGTCGACATCAGCGCAGGTGGGCCCGTTCACCGACCGACTGACTGAGGACAGCGATTCGCCCTACGATACGGCGACAACCATCGAGCAGTGGCTGGAGGCGAACAAGAACTACTCGCTGAACGTCAGCCAGCCACCCGAGGACGACGTGGCCTCGGAGTTCATATTCGAGATGGACAAGGGGTACTGCGAGTACTTCGCCACGTCGATGGTGGTCATGCTCCGGAGTCAGGACATCCCGGCCCGCTACGTCGTCGGCTACTCGACCGGCGAGCAGACCGGCCAGAACCAGTACACTGTTCGCGGAATGAATGCCCACGCGTGGGTCGAGGTGTATTTCGAGGGCGTCGGCTGGGTGCAGTTCGACCCCACGCCCGGGCAAGAGCGCCTTGCGTCTGAACAGCAGGCGATGCAAAACAGTAGTCAGGATTACAGCGCCGCGGAGTCCGGAAGCCCCGATGAGGAGTTCGCCGTCGGGACGCCGACGGACGAGCCACGGACCGAAGTCCCAAACGGGACTGGACAGGAGTCAGAGAGCGACGAAACCGAGGGCACTGAAACGGGCGCAGACGGGACCGGTGAGAGCGACGGAACCGGTAATTCGGGCGACGGACAGACAGTCTCGCAGCCAGGCGAGTTCGTCATCGAACTCAACCGGACGGCGACGCCGGGCGCGGCGGTGGCTGCGACAGTGACCCGTGACGGCGCACCGGTGGAGGGCGTGACGGTCTCGTTCAACGGTGAGCCGGTTGGAACGACGGGCCCGGCTGGCACCGTTTCCGGGACGGTTCCCTACGAAGACGAACTGACGATTACCATCGATGCAGTCGGCGACGCGGACTCACTCATCGCCCCGTCGGTCCCGCATGACAGTACTCGTGCCTTCGCCGTTATCGGCCCGCAGACCCAGCAGTTGACGAACGCGAGCTACGAACTGAACACAACCGCGTCGGTGAGTATCACTGGCGAACAGGTCACTGGCGGCGAGGTGACCGTCACTGCGACTGTCGACGGCGTCCCGGTTCGGGACGGCGATGTCCTGCTTGATGGCGAACCAATGGGGACAACGGACCGGCAGGGGCGGGCAACAGTCACTCTGCCAAGCGAGCCCGGTAACGTCTCGATTGCCGTCGAGCGGGACGCTGTCAGCGGTAACACGACTGTGGTTCTTGAACGGCTTTCCGTGGCAACGTCGCCGACGCTCCCGCTGGCTCTGCCCGTTGCTGGCCAGACGGTGAACGCGACGATGGGCGGGGAGCCGGTCACGAACGCCACAGTTACCGTCGGCGGGGAGCCGACAGCACGGACCGGCGCGACTGGTCAGGCGATGGTCGGTCTCCCGCTCACGGCGAGTGCCGAAATTTCCGTTTCGAAGTACGGACAGACGGCCACGACGACCGTCAATGGCCTGTTCGTCAACGCCGCGGGCGTCGTGGTTGCTCTCGGCATCCTCATCGCCGGGGCGGTTGTCGGCGCTCGTCGGCGGAACGTCACGCCAGGGACGATATGGGGCTGGGTCCGGGCCGCACGCGAACTCGCCGTCAGGGCGCTCGTCGGCGTTGCGGTGGTGGCTGATGACCTGCTGGGCCGTTTCCGAGCGCGACTCGAACTCACTGTCACGGCGCTCCGTGACCTGCTTACCGGCCACCGGTCGCCGGCGGCGCTGTTTGACGCGCTTCGAGCGTGGGTCAGTGAACGCCTTGCAGCGGCCGAAGACGCAGCCGGCGATGCGGTGGCGGCTGTTTCCACGACCAAATCCAACGGAGACGACGGAACGCCTGCGGCTCGCGTCACCATCCGCGAAGCGTGGACGCGCTTCCTGACCCACGTCTCGCTCCGGCGGTACTGGACGCGGACGCCCGGCGAAATCGCGACCCACGCCATCGAACGGGACGGCCTCCCGCCGGCCGCGGTGCGGACGGTCCGGGACGCGTTCCGTGCGGTCGAGTACGGCCAGCGGGACGCACAGGAGCACGTCGCGGCTGTTGAGGACGCGATCCGAACCATCGAGGCGGCCGCCGGGCAGCAGTCCAGCCCGACAGACGACACTGACGACGCGACGGAGGGGCGGCCCTGA
- a CDS encoding DUF58 domain-containing protein, which yields MHRRMRRWSGGLAAALFLVSVSLLTAEPLLLAATAIPLIYVAYGALSRVPAGTDLQAARSVSDAQPTPGEPVAVELTLTNTGSSSLTDVRVIDGVPEELAVVEGSPRLCTSLRPNESVTLSYAVMAKRGTYTFDAAAVRVRTLSASDEVTVDLPVAGDGTLTCSNTVSEVPMADATLPRAGTLPTDTGGSGLEFHSTRSYQPGDPVNRIDWRRYAKTDELTTIDYREEQAVRTVLVVDARPPARVTPEPGFPTGAELSAYAAERLFDALSRTSVVASVCAVGLAEADVPGGLGPDGLAWVDASGGHADAHARQIFDSVGRAAARQSDADTADDDVSENDQPQPSQSGATRVTTADGGTIEDPALLAVLARLPPTAQVVVFSPAADDWPVSLVSSLAVREYPTTLVSPSLARGDSLGAAVAGTERTARLQRAELSGATVIDWDLDSPIDVALRASLADLFSV from the coding sequence ATGCACCGCCGCATGCGGCGCTGGAGTGGCGGCCTCGCGGCCGCGCTGTTTCTCGTCAGCGTCTCGCTGCTCACTGCCGAGCCGCTGTTACTCGCGGCGACCGCAATTCCGCTCATCTACGTCGCCTACGGCGCGCTCTCGAGGGTGCCGGCGGGAACTGACTTGCAAGCAGCACGGTCCGTCTCCGACGCACAGCCAACGCCGGGCGAGCCGGTCGCGGTCGAACTCACACTCACGAACACCGGCAGCAGTTCGCTGACCGATGTGCGGGTCATCGACGGCGTGCCCGAGGAACTGGCAGTCGTTGAGGGGTCGCCGCGGCTCTGTACGTCGCTGCGGCCCAACGAGAGCGTGACGCTGTCCTACGCCGTGATGGCAAAGCGCGGGACCTACACGTTCGACGCCGCCGCAGTGCGGGTTCGGACGCTGTCGGCCAGCGACGAGGTGACTGTCGACCTGCCCGTGGCCGGCGATGGGACGCTGACGTGCTCGAACACCGTCTCAGAGGTGCCGATGGCCGACGCCACGCTCCCGCGGGCGGGAACGCTCCCGACCGACACCGGCGGAAGCGGGCTTGAGTTCCACTCGACACGGAGCTACCAGCCCGGCGATCCGGTCAACCGCATTGACTGGCGGCGCTACGCAAAGACCGATGAGCTGACCACCATCGACTACCGGGAGGAACAGGCCGTCAGGACGGTGCTGGTCGTTGACGCCCGGCCGCCGGCCCGCGTGACACCAGAGCCGGGGTTCCCGACCGGAGCCGAACTGTCGGCCTACGCCGCCGAGCGTCTGTTCGACGCACTCTCCCGGACCAGCGTCGTCGCAAGCGTCTGTGCCGTCGGATTGGCCGAAGCGGATGTCCCCGGCGGGCTCGGTCCAGACGGCTTGGCGTGGGTCGACGCCTCTGGCGGTCACGCGGACGCCCACGCGAGACAGATATTCGACAGCGTGGGCCGCGCCGCAGCCCGGCAGTCGGACGCCGATACGGCCGACGACGACGTGTCCGAGAACGATCAACCACAGCCGTCCCAGAGTGGAGCTACGAGGGTGACGACGGCCGACGGCGGCACCATCGAGGACCCGGCCCTGCTCGCGGTGCTCGCTCGGCTCCCACCGACCGCGCAGGTGGTCGTGTTCTCGCCGGCCGCCGACGACTGGCCCGTCTCGCTGGTGTCGTCGCTTGCGGTCCGTGAGTACCCGACGACGCTTGTCAGCCCGTCGCTGGCCCGCGGAGACTCGCTCGGCGCGGCTGTCGCGGGTACCGAACGCACCGCCCGCCTCCAGCGGGCCGAACTGTCCGGCGCGACCGTCATCGACTGGGACCTCGACAGCCCAATCGACGTGGCCCTTCGTGCCTCACTTGCCGACCTGTTCAGCGTGTAA
- a CDS encoding SHOCT domain-containing protein encodes MTDRSPLRRARDNATELASLAVTGFWLVALFTGQEWWLAALLVGYVVVVPLTELLYGDTDEEDDIGRADSAPPSGAGDETPLERLRRRYAEGKLTDEQFERKLERLLETETLEDIEDGAAVRGQERERQRETERT; translated from the coding sequence ATGACCGACCGGTCCCCGCTGCGACGGGCCAGAGACAACGCGACGGAACTCGCCTCGCTGGCGGTCACCGGGTTCTGGCTCGTTGCCCTCTTCACCGGACAGGAGTGGTGGCTCGCGGCGCTCCTCGTCGGCTACGTGGTGGTCGTTCCGCTGACGGAGCTGCTGTATGGCGATACAGACGAGGAGGACGATATCGGGAGAGCGGATTCAGCCCCGCCGAGCGGTGCTGGTGACGAAACACCGCTGGAGCGCTTGCGCCGTCGGTACGCCGAGGGGAAGCTGACCGACGAACAGTTCGAACGGAAACTGGAACGACTGCTGGAAACGGAGACGCTGGAAGACATCGAGGACGGCGCGGCGGTCCGGGGGCAGGAGCGGGAGCGACAGCGCGAGACCGAGCGAACCTGA
- a CDS encoding MoxR family ATPase, whose translation MDHDTAGRTSRQILDAVGSAVIADDHFLETVMTGILARGHVLLEDVPGTGKTLTAQSFATALDLSFKRVQFTPDLLPSDITGSNVFNEATGEFDFQPGPVFANVVLADEINRAPPKTQAALLEAMGEKQVTVDGVTHDLPEPFFVIATQNPVEQEGTFGLPEAQRDRFIVKTSMGYPDFGGERELIDRRADRTAQAPSVTSVIDGERLPALQRAVESVTVDGTLRDYVVELGRATREDDRVDVGVSPRGIQRLFEATRAAAVLDGRDYAVPDDVKAVVEEAFAHRLVLTADAGVRGVNPATVVDDVLDRVEVPAVSP comes from the coding sequence ATGGACCACGACACTGCCGGACGAACCAGCCGACAGATTCTCGACGCCGTCGGCAGTGCCGTCATCGCTGACGACCACTTCCTCGAAACCGTCATGACCGGGATTCTCGCCCGGGGGCACGTCCTGCTCGAAGACGTGCCGGGCACGGGGAAGACGCTCACTGCCCAGTCGTTCGCGACGGCGCTTGACCTCTCCTTCAAACGGGTGCAGTTCACGCCGGACCTGCTCCCGTCCGACATCACCGGCTCGAACGTGTTCAACGAAGCCACCGGCGAGTTCGACTTCCAGCCCGGCCCCGTCTTCGCCAACGTCGTGCTGGCCGACGAAATCAACCGCGCACCGCCCAAGACGCAGGCCGCGCTGCTCGAAGCGATGGGCGAGAAGCAGGTCACTGTCGACGGTGTGACTCACGACCTGCCCGAGCCGTTCTTCGTCATCGCCACGCAGAACCCCGTCGAACAGGAGGGGACCTTCGGCCTCCCCGAGGCCCAGCGGGACCGCTTCATCGTCAAAACATCGATGGGGTATCCCGACTTCGGCGGCGAACGCGAACTCATCGACCGGCGGGCCGACCGCACAGCACAGGCCCCAAGCGTCACCAGCGTCATCGATGGCGAGCGGCTGCCGGCACTCCAGCGAGCAGTCGAGTCGGTCACTGTCGACGGCACGCTCCGGGACTACGTCGTCGAACTCGGCCGCGCTACTCGCGAGGACGACCGCGTGGACGTCGGCGTCTCCCCGCGTGGTATTCAGCGACTGTTCGAGGCGACTCGCGCCGCCGCGGTCCTCGACGGCCGCGACTACGCCGTCCCGGACGACGTGAAGGCCGTCGTCGAGGAGGCGTTCGCCCACCGACTCGTTCTGACCGCCGACGCAGGCGTCCGTGGCGTCAACCCGGCGACTGTCGTCGACGACGTGCTGGACCGCGTCGAGGTGCCGGCGGTCAGTCCCTAA
- a CDS encoding O-acetylhomoserine aminocarboxypropyltransferase/cysteine synthase family protein: MTDDYGFGTRCVHAGQEEPDPATGARAPPIYQTSSYVFEDADTAADRYALNDDGNVYSRFDNPTVRMLESRIASLENAVDAVATGSGMAALDAGTFVLAANGDNIVTASSIYGGTHSYYSNTASRRGIETRFVDTLDPDAYAEAIDEDTAYVHFETIGNPSLVVPPMEEIAGVAHDHGVPVFVDNTFGTPALCNPLDHGVDLLWESTTKWIHGSGTTVGGVLVDGGSFPWDEYPEKFPELGGENEAFGKNFSEAFGDRAFSVAARQRALRSLGDGQKPFDAWATLQGAETLSLRMERHCENAMAVAQHLENHSEVAWVTYPGLESHETHDLAQQYLSGGFGGIVTFGLEAGYDAGRRFCEETDLAQFLANIGDAKTLVIHPASTTHAQLSEAEQRASGVTPDLLRFSVGIEDPEDIIADIDATIERVT; the protein is encoded by the coding sequence ATGACCGACGACTACGGATTCGGGACGCGCTGTGTCCACGCCGGCCAGGAGGAGCCGGACCCGGCCACAGGGGCACGCGCGCCGCCCATCTATCAGACCTCGTCGTACGTCTTCGAGGACGCCGACACCGCGGCCGACCGGTACGCCCTGAATGACGACGGCAACGTCTACTCGCGGTTCGACAACCCCACTGTCCGGATGCTCGAAAGCCGTATCGCGTCGCTCGAAAACGCCGTCGACGCCGTCGCGACGGGGTCGGGGATGGCCGCACTCGACGCCGGGACGTTCGTCCTCGCGGCCAACGGTGACAACATCGTGACGGCCTCTTCTATCTACGGCGGCACCCACTCCTACTATTCCAACACCGCCAGCCGCCGGGGTATCGAGACGCGGTTCGTCGACACGCTCGACCCGGACGCCTACGCCGAAGCCATCGACGAAGACACGGCCTACGTCCACTTCGAGACCATCGGGAACCCGTCGCTGGTCGTCCCGCCCATGGAGGAAATCGCCGGGGTGGCCCACGACCACGGCGTGCCTGTCTTCGTCGACAACACGTTCGGGACGCCGGCCCTGTGTAACCCGCTAGACCACGGCGTGGACCTCCTCTGGGAATCGACGACGAAGTGGATCCACGGCTCCGGGACAACCGTCGGCGGTGTCCTCGTCGACGGCGGTTCGTTCCCCTGGGACGAGTACCCCGAGAAGTTCCCGGAACTCGGCGGCGAAAATGAGGCCTTCGGCAAGAACTTCTCCGAGGCCTTCGGCGACCGCGCCTTCTCCGTCGCCGCCCGCCAGCGCGCGCTCCGGTCGCTTGGCGACGGCCAGAAGCCGTTCGACGCCTGGGCGACCCTCCAAGGCGCGGAAACCCTCTCTCTGCGGATGGAACGCCACTGCGAGAACGCGATGGCTGTCGCCCAGCACCTCGAAAACCACTCCGAGGTCGCCTGGGTCACCTATCCTGGGCTGGAGAGCCACGAGACCCACGACCTAGCACAGCAGTACCTCTCCGGCGGGTTCGGCGGTATCGTCACGTTCGGGCTGGAAGCCGGCTACGACGCCGGCCGACGGTTCTGCGAGGAGACGGATCTAGCCCAGTTCCTCGCGAACATCGGCGACGCCAAGACGCTGGTCATCCACCCGGCCTCGACTACCCACGCCCAGCTCAGTGAGGCGGAACAGCGTGCCAGCGGCGTCACGCCGGACCTCCTCCGGTTCAGCGTCGGCATCGAAGACCCAGAGGACATCATCGCAGACATCGACGCCACAATCGAACGAGTCACATGA
- the metX gene encoding homoserine O-acetyltransferase, whose protein sequence is MNVEHNTVSLGEFEFDCGETIPDLEITYEAYGEFDGDNAVLVCHALTGSAHVAGRDRVDSADQARAWWDDIVGPGKAIDTTEYYVVCANVPGSCYGSTGPKSENPETGEPYGTDFPPVTVTDWTEAQRALLDELGIPHLHAVVGGSVGGMNVIEWAKRHPDHVDRIVPIAAAARLDTQCLSLDAIARRAITTDPNWNQGHYYGEDQDPPSDGLALARQLGHVMYLSKASMERRFGRRAAGRDAVRTFPTDAAGAFFPYRDVESYLDYNAEKFTERFDANSYLYLTRAMDNYDLAAGFESDTDALAAFDGDALVMSFTADWHFTTQQAEALADSLREADANVAHHVIDSDHGHDAFLVEPDNVGPPLADFLDAGVDGNAVTDSVVEDSQESDFAPVHNSLFSR, encoded by the coding sequence ATGAACGTCGAACACAACACCGTCTCGCTCGGCGAGTTCGAGTTCGACTGCGGGGAGACGATTCCGGATCTGGAAATCACCTACGAGGCCTACGGGGAGTTCGACGGCGACAACGCGGTGCTGGTCTGTCACGCCCTGACTGGTAGCGCCCACGTCGCCGGCCGCGACCGGGTCGACAGTGCCGATCAGGCCCGCGCTTGGTGGGACGACATAGTCGGGCCGGGCAAGGCCATCGACACCACGGAGTACTACGTCGTCTGTGCGAACGTGCCCGGTTCCTGCTACGGCTCGACGGGACCGAAAAGCGAGAACCCGGAGACGGGTGAGCCCTACGGCACCGACTTCCCGCCGGTCACCGTCACAGACTGGACCGAAGCCCAGCGCGCGCTGCTTGACGAACTCGGGATTCCGCACCTCCATGCTGTCGTCGGCGGCAGCGTCGGTGGCATGAACGTCATCGAGTGGGCCAAGCGCCACCCGGACCACGTCGACCGCATCGTTCCCATCGCCGCGGCTGCGCGACTGGACACGCAGTGCCTCTCGCTCGACGCTATCGCCCGCCGGGCCATCACGACCGACCCGAACTGGAATCAGGGCCACTACTACGGCGAGGATCAAGACCCGCCGAGCGACGGGCTGGCGCTGGCCCGCCAACTGGGCCACGTGATGTACCTCTCGAAGGCGTCGATGGAGCGGCGCTTCGGCCGCCGCGCCGCCGGCCGGGACGCCGTCCGCACGTTCCCCACTGACGCCGCGGGCGCGTTCTTTCCGTACCGCGACGTGGAGTCGTATCTCGATTACAACGCCGAGAAGTTCACCGAGCGATTCGACGCCAACAGCTACCTCTATCTGACGCGGGCGATGGACAACTACGACCTCGCCGCCGGGTTCGAGTCCGACACGGACGCGCTGGCGGCGTTCGACGGCGACGCGCTGGTGATGTCCTTTACCGCCGACTGGCACTTCACCACCCAGCAGGCGGAGGCGCTAGCCGACTCGCTCCGGGAGGCCGACGCGAACGTCGCCCACCACGTCATCGACTCCGACCACGGCCACGACGCGTTCCTCGTCGAACCGGACAACGTCGGGCCGCCGCTCGCGGACTTCCTCGACGCGGGCGTCGACGGTAACGCCGTCACCGATTCGGTGGTCGAGGACAGTCAGGAGAGCGACTTCGCACCCGTCCACAACAGCCTGTTCTCGCGGTAG
- a CDS encoding rubredoxin-like domain-containing protein has product MADMTTNIESEEYSFGQTVYDEDGNELGTIRGFDEHGFYVTVEDGIEAMSSEHLSAGAAGEAELMWRCWECGEMGQIEDIPDECPSCNAPKEDIYYWQED; this is encoded by the coding sequence ATGGCTGACATGACCACGAACATCGAAAGCGAGGAGTATTCGTTCGGACAGACGGTGTACGACGAAGACGGCAACGAACTCGGGACCATCCGCGGGTTCGACGAACACGGGTTCTACGTCACGGTTGAGGACGGCATCGAAGCGATGTCAAGCGAGCATCTCAGCGCTGGGGCCGCGGGCGAGGCCGAACTGATGTGGCGCTGCTGGGAATGCGGCGAAATGGGCCAAATAGAGGATATCCCCGACGAATGCCCGTCCTGTAACGCGCCAAAAGAGGATATCTACTATTGGCAGGAGGATTGA
- a CDS encoding ketopantoate reductase family protein, with amino-acid sequence MDIVVVGAGSLGSLVGGLLAREHDVTLVGREPHVGSVSENGLSVVGAEQFRVHPNAQTPIPQRADLALVTVKAYDTAATAADLADCTLDACLSLQNGMGNESQLAAELDCPVLAGTCSYGARLQEPGTVAFTGRGEIVLGNRNGGRSAVADDIGAAFRAADIETTVAADMPTRLWEKLAVNAGINAVTALARVPNGALADSPADDIAADAARETAAVARKQGIDLPDERAVSLVERVVRDTAANHSSMYQDISAGRRTEIDAINGYVAETATVPVPVNETLAGLVRTWERHREQ; translated from the coding sequence ATGGATATCGTCGTCGTCGGGGCTGGGAGCCTCGGCAGCCTCGTCGGTGGCCTGCTCGCTCGCGAACACGACGTGACGCTCGTGGGCCGAGAGCCACACGTGGGCAGCGTCAGCGAGAACGGTCTCTCGGTGGTCGGAGCCGAGCAGTTCCGGGTCCACCCGAACGCACAGACGCCGATTCCGCAGCGTGCCGACCTCGCGCTGGTGACAGTCAAGGCATACGACACCGCTGCAACGGCAGCGGACCTTGCCGACTGTACGCTCGATGCGTGTCTCTCACTCCAGAACGGGATGGGCAACGAATCGCAGTTGGCTGCCGAACTCGACTGTCCGGTGCTGGCAGGGACGTGTTCATACGGCGCGCGACTCCAAGAGCCGGGTACCGTCGCGTTCACCGGCCGCGGCGAGATCGTGCTGGGGAACCGCAACGGCGGCCGGTCCGCAGTTGCCGACGACATCGGGGCGGCGTTCCGTGCGGCCGACATTGAGACGACCGTCGCGGCGGACATGCCAACCCGGCTCTGGGAGAAACTCGCAGTCAACGCCGGCATCAACGCGGTGACAGCGCTCGCCCGTGTGCCGAACGGTGCGCTGGCCGACTCACCGGCCGACGATATCGCCGCTGACGCCGCCCGTGAGACGGCCGCCGTTGCCCGCAAGCAGGGCATCGACCTCCCCGACGAGCGCGCGGTGTCGCTCGTCGAGCGTGTCGTCCGTGACACTGCCGCCAACCACTCGTCGATGTATCAGGACATCTCGGCCGGCCGTCGGACAGAAATAGACGCCATCAACGGCTACGTCGCCGAGACTGCGACGGTGCCGGTCCCCGTGAATGAAACGCTTGCCGGTCTGGTCCGCACATGGGAGCGCCACCGCGAGCAGTAA